In a single window of the Clarias gariepinus isolate MV-2021 ecotype Netherlands chromosome 16, CGAR_prim_01v2, whole genome shotgun sequence genome:
- the eve1 gene encoding even-skipped-like1, with translation MESVDAIDAVAEGRESPQVSSVSHADSDTGEQESCTRMALLNVVDQSRRHRTAFTREQLTRLEQEYCKESYVSRARRCELGAALNLPETTIKVWFQNRRMKDKRQRHSLSWPHPLDRNLCAYMVSQAVTGLGYPLLPHIPLQLYSHVGVAGMPTLSSLSNPYSAGCVRPLNTVLLPHSPYTRIGGLHSPALYPSLPAMQHPKTCPCSYCLHWPPPDQVHKDRGGAGLGLSLSSSSEPSVALLDSREDIHLPH, from the exons TGGCAGAGGGCAGAGAGTCCCCCCAAGTCTCTTCCGTTTCTCATGCTGATAGTGACACTGGGGAGCAGGAATCGTGCACGCGCATGGCCCTACTAAATGTCGTAGACCAGAGTCGGCGGCACCGAACTGCATTCACGCGAGAGCAGCTCACACGCCTCGAACAGGAGTATTGCAAAGAGAGTTACGTCTCACGGGCCCGACGGTGCGAACTGGGGGCGGCTCTCAACCTGCCGGAGACTACCATAAAG GTCTGGTTTCAAAACAGACGGATGAAGGATAAACGACAGCGCCATAGTCTGAGCTGGCCTCATCCACTGGACCGAAATCTGTGTGCCTATATGGTCAGTCAAGCTGTTACAGGGCTGGGATATCCACTGCTGCCCCACATTCCCCTTCAGCTGTACTCTCATGTGGGTGTAGCAGGTATGCCAACACTTTCCAGCCTGTCTAATCCCTACAGTGCTGGCTGTGTAAGACCACTGAACACTGTACTACTTCCACACTCACCCTACACCAGGATTGGTGGGCTTCATTCTCCAGCCCTCTACCCTTCATTGCCTGCAATGCAACATCCTAAAACCTGTCCTTGTTCCTATTGTCTCCATTGGCCTCCACCAGACCAGGTACACAAAGATAGAGGTGGAGCTGGCCTTGGGCTGAGTCTATCTAGCAGCTCAGAACCATCAGTTGCACTATTAGATTCCAGAGAAGATATACATTTGCCTCACTAA